In one window of Gossypium hirsutum isolate 1008001.06 chromosome A01, Gossypium_hirsutum_v2.1, whole genome shotgun sequence DNA:
- the LOC107916836 gene encoding RNA-binding protein 48 isoform X2, whose product MPRYKEDPPAVRVYTVCDESRYLIVRNVPALGCGDDLLKLFANYGDVEECKPMDAEDCEQFTDVYWIKFRLVSNCRFAKRKLDEFVFLGNRLQVSYAPQFESLDDTKDKLEGRRKEILARLNSQRSKGRPVHRILSSNEAPSLPASSHHIPNQINNRLRDVGDAEFRSHSNNAQITRVSSDKDYFPSQSMNQTVKTVRDKLNKIQSSTEHLQAGPTPKKTRVDNRRRI is encoded by the exons ATGCCTCGTTATAAAGAAGATCCGCCAGCGGTTCGCGTCTATACAGTCTGCGATGAATCCAG ATATTTGATTGTGAGGAACGTTCCCGCGTTGGGATGTGGCGATGATTTGCTGAAACTCTTCGCTAATTACGGAGACGTTGAAGA ATGTAAACCAATGGATGCAGAAGATTGTGAGCAATTTACTGATGTTTATTGGATCAAATTTCGACTCGTTAGCAATTGCAG GTTTGCGAAGAGAAAATTGGACGAGTTTGTGTTCTTGGGGAATCGTTTGCAGGTCTCATATGCTCCTCAATTTGAAAGCCTTGATGACACCAAAGATAAGTTAGAAGGCAGAAGGAAAGAAATCCTTGCAAGATTGAATT CTCAAAGATCTAAAGGGCGTCCGGTTCATCGCATTCTCTCTTCCAATGAGGCTCCATCACTTCCTGCTTCATCTCATCATATTCCTAACCAGATTAATAATCGACTGAG GGATGTTGGGGATGCAGAGTTCAGGTCTCACAGTAATAATGCTCAAATAACAAGAGTGTCATCTGACAAG GACTACTTCCCTTCCCAGTCAATGAATCAGACGGTTAAAACGGTTAGGGACAAACTCAATAAG ATTCAATCAAGCACTGAACATTTGCAAGCCGGACCTACACCCAAGAAAACACGAGTGGACAATAGAAGAAGAATCTGA
- the LOC107916836 gene encoding uncharacterized protein isoform X1 — MNPGQSFPCSLTNCFQLKNSNSFYFTNKSSKSPKIETVEAKIYLATNTTKNEIELLVDRYLIVRNVPALGCGDDLLKLFANYGDVEECKPMDAEDCEQFTDVYWIKFRLVSNCRFAKRKLDEFVFLGNRLQVSYAPQFESLDDTKDKLEGRRKEILARLNSQRSKGRPVHRILSSNEAPSLPASSHHIPNQINNRLRDVGDAEFRSHSNNAQITRVSSDKDYFPSQSMNQTVKTVRDKLNKIQSSTEHLQAGPTPKKTRVDNRRRI; from the exons ATGAATCCAGGTCAATCCTTTCCTTGTTCACTTACCAATTGTTTCCAGTTGAAgaattcaaattcattttatttcacaaACAAATCATCAAAAAGTCCTAAAATTGAAACTGTTGAAGCTAAAATCTATCTTGCCACAAACACAaccaaaaatgaaattgaattgttggTTGACAGATATTTGATTGTGAGGAACGTTCCCGCGTTGGGATGTGGCGATGATTTGCTGAAACTCTTCGCTAATTACGGAGACGTTGAAGA ATGTAAACCAATGGATGCAGAAGATTGTGAGCAATTTACTGATGTTTATTGGATCAAATTTCGACTCGTTAGCAATTGCAG GTTTGCGAAGAGAAAATTGGACGAGTTTGTGTTCTTGGGGAATCGTTTGCAGGTCTCATATGCTCCTCAATTTGAAAGCCTTGATGACACCAAAGATAAGTTAGAAGGCAGAAGGAAAGAAATCCTTGCAAGATTGAATT CTCAAAGATCTAAAGGGCGTCCGGTTCATCGCATTCTCTCTTCCAATGAGGCTCCATCACTTCCTGCTTCATCTCATCATATTCCTAACCAGATTAATAATCGACTGAG GGATGTTGGGGATGCAGAGTTCAGGTCTCACAGTAATAATGCTCAAATAACAAGAGTGTCATCTGACAAG GACTACTTCCCTTCCCAGTCAATGAATCAGACGGTTAAAACGGTTAGGGACAAACTCAATAAG ATTCAATCAAGCACTGAACATTTGCAAGCCGGACCTACACCCAAGAAAACACGAGTGGACAATAGAAGAAGAATCTGA